From one Solea solea chromosome 15, fSolSol10.1, whole genome shotgun sequence genomic stretch:
- the LOC131474184 gene encoding protein FAM161A-like, whose product MYGSPSLENKNFISVCQEERDHYFIRDEDCSSEEYDLDSEGSEEGKGDGGICSSVSLEIHGLQREQRVYFSNQEYHRRLEELKNTHLRNMAELERMYISEGMEWRGEDDDGGLAQGRIREAGQSIRTLQRINSQEELDFHEMSSGSDQSEICAEDTIGELDNRCRTSAQARSFGRAILVRPKEMAIQKQFPFQPKTPCSKPQRRLSYQTGIRIGSSFKITVPKPFQMMLREEERKRHKVRTRSEIELENVLLRRELEELRECQKKFRASPAPAHIHLPLYEILSRRTNQWSDQSRSSGDKCDRHSKLNQASAAIFPQPFHFLEREKKKREAKILAEFGNLGQKEKRQAFKARPMPSAVYGTRRKAGPKTTNRQTLSLTTCTEESETTEGASDPNRHLAP is encoded by the exons GAGTACGACTTGGATTCAGAAGGCAGCGAGGAAGGTAAAGGGGACGGAGGGATTTGCAGCTCCGTGTCCCTGGAGATCCACGGCCTACAGAGAGAGCAGCGGGTCTACTTCTCCAACCAGGAGTACCACAGGAGGCTGGAAGAGCTGAAGAACACCCACCTGAGGAACATGGCTGAGCTGGAGAGGATGTACATCAGCGAGGGCATGGAGTGGCGAGGAGAGGACGATGATGGAGGTCTGGCACAAGGGAGAATCAGAGAAGCCGGACAGTCAATCAG GACACTCCAGAGGATCAACTCTCAGGAGGAATTGGACTTCCATGAGATGTCAAGTGgatctgaccaatcagagatCTGTGCAGAGGACACCATCGGGGAGCTGGACAATCGATGCAGGACATCTGCCCAGGCTCGATCCTTTGGGAG AGCCATCCTGGTGAGGCCGAAAGAAATGGCAATCCAGAAACAGTTTCCATTCCAGCCTAAGACCCCGTGTTCAAAACCCCAGAGAAGACTATCCTATCAAACTGGGATCAGAATTGGATCCAGCTTTAAAATCACAGTGCCCAAACCCTTCCAGATGAtgctgagagaggaggagaggaagaggcacAAGGTGCGGACGCGCTCAGAGATTGAGCTGGAGAACGTGCTACTGAGACGTGAGCTGGAGGAACTCCGAGAATGCCAGAAAAAGTTCAGAGCATCACCTGCTCCGGCCCACATTCACCTGCCTCTCTACGAAATCCTCAGCCGTCGCACTAATCAGTGGTCAGACCAAAGCAGAAGCAGCGGTGATAAATGTGACCGTCACTCCAAACTCAACCAGGCCTCTGCTGCCATCTTTCCACAGCCTTTCCATTTcctggagagggagaagaagaagagggaggcaAAGATTCTGGCGGAGTTTGGGAACCTTGGTCAGAAAGAGAAGCGACAGGCCTTTAAGGCTCGGCCCATGCCCAGCGCTGTGTATGGTACAAGACGCAAAGCAGGACCCAAGACCACAAACCGCCAGACCCTGTCTCTAACTACATGCACAGAGGAGAGCGAGACCACCGAGGGTGCAAGTGATCCAAACCGTCACCTGGCGCCTTAA